GGCACACATCACAACTATTTGTCAATGATGGCACTCGGAGAAAAAGGGCGTGATCTGGGTGCATGGGGTGTTGTATTACGTGGGATAGCTCGGAACACGATTTGTGAAGGAGGAAAGTGCCTATTCTTCCACATGTGAAGCTCATCGTGTGTAGGATCGGTAATTTTGACATGATCCGATAACATGATACAAAATTAACGGGTTTGAATCTATCTTAAACGAGCTTGGGTCATAAACAGGTCGACAAGTTTATCTCGGCCTTGCGGGTCGGGTTGCGGGTCACCCGCAAGTGATTCGCCAAACACgattaactttttattattattttatatatatattaaaaaaatggtggGGGGAGGGGAAAATGACCATATGTAGGtcattcaagaaatcaagactCAAAAGTTGATAATTATGATgcaattttttgtatttgtaaatttgtaatgatgatagtgttttttttgttatttgattaaacaattaaacatattaagtgatttggtACTAGCCTACTAGGAGTAGGAGTTTAGAAATGAATTGctaaaattattgttatttcatttaaatacccACAAATCcccccccaaaataataataataataataataataataataataataacaataatttttttttaaaaaaaaatacttttaagcTAAACATATCGTGCCGAGTCGTGTCAACCCgattatgttaaacgggtttcacgggtcgtgtcgggtgattAGTGAAATTATCGTGTTCGTGTTGTGTCTGAAGCCCcaacccgttaacataaacggatTGTGTTTGGGTCTAGGATAAACGGGTCGCaggtcttaacgggtcgtgtcgagtaacccgttttgccagcccgaTTCGTGTTGGTATTTTCGTTGAGAGTGttgtcatttttttcaaataaaaattagattgtttaattatttattcggTTAGACGAgtcttttaagtattttttacaataatttatCTGAAATctcttaaatttgaataaataatttaagaaaatcctgATCCAACTATTCGGCGCATCTCTTTTATCTTCAGAATTTAATGGGATAAATTATGCAGTCTATCACCAAATTCCAATTTGTGATAGGAATAGGATGATACCGATAGATTAATGCTACTCTcctttacatttatttattttattcattttatattaactgatataatgtattttaaatattacttgtaaattttgaaactttgtaCTTGCTTCTGATTGCTTTAGTTCTTTAagttctttggtttttttttttttttgaaaattaagttCTTTGTTATGTGGGGGATATACTAGAGATTTTTCCTTTCATTCATTCGGATGTTGTAATGTTGTCATTATAAGGAAAAACTTTTTGGtaggatttgtttttttaaaaatattaataaaaaatgattgatgtgatataaaatagaaataaaatttatttttattttttataagaaaaaaaaatgttaaaaagtaattaatttgatataaaaagtgaaatattttgaaattttttttttttaagagacaTATGCATAAATGAGGTTTGCCAACCAAAGCCTCAAAACCTACTTTCGTCGTGGCCTTTCTAAGGCCAACACTAAATCAGAGACTTCCTAAGGCTGCAAATTGGCCTCTTTCACCCTGTTTTAAGCCTGCCCAATgagttttaggaaaaaaaaaaaaaaaaaagattactaGGCTataaattattgttaattaaaaGCAATCACAAAAGTTCATAAttccaagaaagaaaaagagaagagaatattattcaaagatatataaattcattaaatcTCTTATCTTGTAACTACCATTGCAAGTATATTAGTTTATTTAAGCAATTAATCAACTCAAAATACTTTATCTATTAACATAAAAAGTTGACAAAAAGTTGACAATCCATGTATGTGTTTACATTGTTGTATGAGAAAAGTAGTTGCACAGATGTTTAAATACAGAGTCCACGTTTTCTTATGCATGATGACATTTAGACACAATATTAAAGGTAGATGAATGCATTCACTTGTGAATCAACATTAATACATGATATATACCATTTATGGTGGCGGTTCGATGGTTCAATGAAATTATCCAGCATATTGTATTTGCGAAGCAAGCGAAAGATTGAtgatcaataaaattatttttatctcaaaaaaaaaaaataataataaagattttaaaaagtttatcaCCCGAGAAAAGGATTTACAAAGATTTTTAACTAGAGAGTACTCCACGTGACTCGGTTCAGCAATTTCACTCATAaatttttcacaattttttaaaatatatattgaccGGTTCAGCAACGTAATAAAAAGATGATTCTAACTATGCATGATGATGTTCACGCCATCAATTAATGCCCATGTGATATCAATGATGGTGAGAGTTTGTAAAATGAGAATGAATCACAAGGAATATGTTGTGGAGAGGCAGAGTAAAAGTTTTTCTAAAactcttagagcattcacattgaaacaaaatcaaataatataataaaaaatgtatatattaatatttaagcAAAGAGTTTTAATAGTAAGCAATGCACctcaaaataaatcacataaatgtGACCACTAATTAAGCAAACAATCGTTAAAGAAGGTAATCCACTCTCTTTCTTTACTTACATCTCTCTCAAACAATACCTATGGACATTAAATTTGCATTAAGTACATTCTAAGGCTATGTCCTTGAAAGACCTGCCACATACATTACATGAAGGAGTGTCCTCAGTCTTTTGGACAATAGTGAGAGGATGCTGGGGATCTTTATCTATGTAAGTTAATTCTTCCTAAGTAATGTACGGATTCTCCCCAAGAACGCATTGACGATGAGCAGAAAAGTCACATTTTACACAGTAATAAAACCAGTGATCAGgatgatttctttctttttcacaaaTTAGACAATAATATTCTCTGGAATCATCTTCACGTGTATAAGAAAGTTTCAAGAGATGTGTATCATGTTGATGTCTGGCTACAAGCGGAAGAATTGCACATCTAATACACAAGGCGAACTTGTCGCACTTTGTGCACACGAAGCCCAAACGTTTTTCACCACAACCATTGCAAGATTCATAAGAATCCCTCAAAGCAAAAAAGAGGAAGTGTTGGTGACCCTCATGTTTAAGGATTTCCGGTATTAAACAACATTGAATGTCATAGTTCCAATAACCACACTCTTCACATTTGTAGCTGAAGCCTTGGCGGATATATTCACAAGCATCACAGACGAACAATTGTCGATATGCATTCACGTTTGGATCTTTTGAGATGAGGGTGAGTCGATGTTCGTGAAATAGCCCTCGCTTAATCGTTGAGGGTAGTACTTTAGCACATCTATTATGAAGAAAGTAGTTGCATTGCACACAACCATAAAACGGGACAAAGATTATAAATTGCATACATGCCTCACATCGTTTGTCCTCCATGAGCTTTTCATCAATGAGGATTAAGTTATGTTGTGGATGATTGAAATGTCTGATCTCCCGGGGGCCAGGTCTTTCATCCTCTTCTAGATTGATCCCCTCTACCAAACGAATCAAACCAGTTGCAGAGTCAACAGAATTATTAGCCATCGACTCAATCGTCGAACTGGAGTCTTCGACCCGATATGCACAATTCAAGTGAGCAATGTAATCACATTTACAACAATAATAAACTGCATACTCTGTATTCACCTTTTTACGACAGAGTCTGCAGAATACGTTGTCTTGTTGCTTTACTTGACTAAGAGAATAGGTGCGAGTAAGGGAGTGATCATGTGTTGTAGTTTT
The sequence above is drawn from the Alnus glutinosa chromosome 11, dhAlnGlut1.1, whole genome shotgun sequence genome and encodes:
- the LOC133881349 gene encoding uncharacterized protein LOC133881349; translated protein: MEVGDCSLWHHLIFCEKLESDGNNKGVCWLCEESVLGCPSYKCLECNFHQHESCTESTHTREMKVVHGLWERHHLIFIEELDKKIVCLGCEEPVFGPNYKCSIPECTFLLHKSCSDVSHVIQHPMHPDHALFLRVPSRNNNCDVCRHYCERSFFYRCSPCDFDIDIKCVSRWRISAEDCHQHALFPTRKQIQFTCEACAEESKGFAYKCSVCRVFIHRKCAPFQHTIKTTTHDHSLTRTYSLSQVKQQDNVFCRLCRKKVNTEYAVYYCCKCDYIAHLNCAYRVEDSSSTIESMANNSVDSATGLIRLVEGINLEEDERPGPREIRHFNHPQHNLILIDEKLMEDKRCEACMQFIIFVPFYGCVQCNYFLHNRCAKVLPSTIKRGLFHEHRLTLISKDPNVNAYRQLFVCDACEYIRQGFSYKCEECGYWNYDIQCCLIPEILKHEGHQHFLFFALRDSYESCNGCGEKRLGFVCTKCDKFALCIRCAILPLVARHQHDTHLLKLSYTREDDSREYYCLICEKERNHPDHWFYYCVKCDFSAHRQCVLGENPYIT